A genomic region of Peptoniphilus sp. ING2-D1G contains the following coding sequences:
- the tmk gene encoding Thymidylate kinase (Phosphorylation of dTMP to form dTDP in both de novo and salvage pathways of dTTP synthesis; High confidence in function and specificity): MFIAFEGPDGCGKSTIATAIYEALKDKYDIIKTREPGGTEISEKIRDVILDKNNKNMSARAEALLYAASRAQHVEEKIAPALKEGKIVLCERFVISSLVYQGYGRGLELEDIKDINEFATAGLKPDITFLFITGEKLTYKRKLGEDADRIEMSGLDFHMRVKKGYEELSRAEEYTLIDASMPKEDVLNSCLNILYEKLEVNR; the protein is encoded by the coding sequence ATTTTTATAGCCTTTGAAGGACCGGACGGGTGTGGGAAGTCCACGATTGCTACTGCTATTTACGAGGCACTCAAGGACAAATATGATATTATTAAAACCAGAGAACCTGGAGGCACGGAGATTTCCGAAAAGATAAGGGATGTTATTTTAGACAAGAACAACAAAAATATGTCTGCCAGGGCGGAGGCGCTGCTTTATGCGGCATCGAGAGCTCAACATGTTGAGGAAAAAATAGCGCCTGCGTTGAAAGAGGGCAAAATCGTGCTATGTGAGAGGTTTGTTATTTCGTCTTTGGTTTACCAGGGATACGGAAGAGGATTGGAGCTCGAAGACATAAAAGATATAAATGAATTTGCCACAGCAGGTTTAAAACCGGACATAACTTTTTTATTTATCACAGGGGAAAAATTAACCTATAAAAGAAAGCTGGGGGAAGATGCAGACAGAATAGAAATGAGCGGTCTTGATTTTCACATGAGAGTAAAGAAGGGATATGAGGAACTTTCAAGGGCGGAAGAATACACTTTGATAGATGCCTCCATGCCTAAGGAAGATGTTCTAAACTCTTGTCTGAATATATTATATGAGAAGCTGGAGGTTAACAGATGA
- a CDS encoding Orn/Lys/Arg decarboxylase family protein (In molecular biology, group III pyridoxal-dependent decarboxylases are a family of bacterial enzymes comprising ornithine decarboxylase, lysine decarboxylaseand arginine decarboxylase; High confidence in function and specificity) has translation MNRYIYNGLKNVKDEISFSMPGHKSKEIFDFDYSYDVTETLGSDKLLHPTDVILKSQQEISKAYGVNKSFYIPNGSTGAIQIAMKVLTQPEDRVLIQRNSHIAVYNSLILNDLDPIYINPNLNVENNLFTGIDPDLFENTLKDNKVKAVLVTSPNYFGVCLNLKKLSEITHKYGAYLIVDEAHGAHLKFSRYEDFSAVNYADAIIHSTHKTLPSLTQSAILHFNVDVDTKKVLKAMKLFLTTSPSYLLMLSSEYGVNYMLERGKEILDRNLEYIDNLFRDVEGIKIFTGDEIDKTIGCVDRTKILFSIKGRMGYNIVKELILRYNIRLEMGDLYYALALSSVCNDYEDFIRLRDAMRDIEKSDKGIYKRHISIEIPKKIEKIRESYFREHSYVDLKNSIGRISGDFIYAYPPGTPIIVPGELFTKDVVETVEECLSAGLDVSGIEENQVEVLK, from the coding sequence ATGAATAGATATATTTACAACGGTCTTAAAAATGTTAAAGATGAGATCAGTTTTTCAATGCCCGGACATAAGTCTAAAGAGATTTTTGACTTTGACTACAGTTATGATGTAACAGAGACATTGGGCTCCGATAAATTGTTACATCCCACAGATGTTATATTGAAATCTCAACAGGAAATATCTAAAGCCTATGGTGTGAATAAAAGTTTTTACATTCCCAACGGCTCTACGGGAGCAATCCAAATAGCTATGAAAGTTTTGACACAGCCCGAAGATAGGGTGCTTATTCAGAGAAATTCGCATATTGCGGTGTACAACTCTCTTATATTAAATGATTTAGATCCTATTTATATAAATCCGAATTTAAATGTTGAAAATAACTTATTTACAGGAATTGATCCGGATCTTTTTGAAAATACGCTTAAAGACAATAAAGTTAAAGCTGTGCTTGTTACAAGTCCAAATTATTTCGGAGTATGTTTAAATTTAAAGAAATTGTCTGAAATAACTCATAAATATGGAGCGTACTTGATAGTAGATGAAGCCCATGGGGCTCACTTGAAGTTTTCCAGGTACGAAGATTTTTCGGCGGTTAATTATGCAGATGCAATTATACACTCAACACATAAAACTTTACCCAGCCTTACACAATCGGCAATTTTACACTTTAATGTCGATGTTGATACAAAGAAAGTATTAAAGGCGATGAAATTGTTTTTAACTACTTCTCCTTCCTACTTGCTCATGCTATCTTCTGAATATGGAGTTAACTATATGCTCGAGAGAGGCAAGGAGATTTTAGATAGAAATTTGGAGTATATAGACAATCTTTTTAGGGATGTTGAGGGAATAAAGATTTTTACCGGAGATGAGATTGACAAAACCATCGGTTGTGTCGACAGAACTAAAATACTTTTTTCGATTAAGGGACGAATGGGCTATAACATTGTGAAAGAATTAATTTTAAGGTATAATATAAGATTAGAAATGGGCGATTTATATTATGCCCTTGCTCTTAGTTCAGTCTGCAACGATTATGAAGATTTTATAAGGCTTAGAGATGCGATGAGGGACATTGAGAAGAGTGACAAAGGCATATATAAAAGACATATTTCTATTGAGATTCCTAAAAAAATTGAAAAAATAAGAGAATCTTATTTTAGAGAACATAGCTATGTAGATTTAAAAAATTCTATTGGAAGAATTTCGGGGGATTTCATCTATGCTTATCCGCCTGGTACACCGATAATAGTACCGGGAGAATTATTTACAAAGGATGTTGTAGAAACCGTTGAAGAGTGTTTGAGTGCTGGTCTGGATGTGTCCGGTATTGAAGAAAATCAAGTTGAGGTATTGAAATGA
- a CDS encoding hypothetical protein (High confidence in function and specificity), which translates to MRFKNFLIKIQGKIKNIAFNIFGKRTYSDNLIILIISFLIAIKYFYYISDRGFNKILVITVLTMLHFILLNIIVYLLKHIVEIIQRMRAKNIIFFIALYYIFYKVFDYLEDESFMSDIEINIVAFACAFVIMLFAKSLSAVVKNKKKLALLFLIPTTVLIGLSAQFLISSGESTELVDLNIDNSSKKTLDSKIKYSSDYFDYESSGEENISLLRYVKYGGKTKKVRDKYFNRSLSDVPLRGRVWYPIGEDKCPVVFMIHGNHRFTTENYLGYEYLGKYLARRGIAFVTVDENMLNGFSKFGLSNENDARAVLLLENMKYLFNKNSDENSKYYNLFDETKVALVGHSRGGEAVAIASELNRLNYNPDNGRRSKYRFNIKAVASIAPTVDQYNPSGKDIRLTGVNFLAIHGTHDRDVTGFSGMKLYDKAILNKDANNFKAAIYIAFANHGQFNELWGMDAEPPYDLFLNKSALIDENSQRDLTSKLLFNFFKSSFDTNGDREVFKNLKNYALPSTIYYSRYEDSTFESICDFEDDYDMSKFTYGRVNFDGFRSISEEEVSIGGRDTGNTGLYLSYKKGSNYELVMEEKLPAKNYLQFDVLVDDRQENFSGLDLKIKIYDDFGYESTVNASDFADFYGKVKVEYLKLQKFTDKYDYKSSFQTVRIPMEKFRNGNIDLNKIKYIDFYFEKGHGNIILDNIGYSD; encoded by the coding sequence ATGAGATTTAAAAATTTTTTAATTAAAATACAAGGGAAGATTAAAAATATAGCCTTTAATATATTTGGCAAAAGGACCTATTCAGATAATTTAATTATTTTAATAATATCATTTTTAATTGCTATAAAATATTTTTACTATATATCCGATAGAGGATTTAATAAAATTTTAGTTATTACAGTATTAACTATGTTACATTTTATTTTATTAAACATAATTGTATATCTGCTCAAGCATATAGTTGAAATAATACAAAGAATGAGAGCGAAGAATATAATATTTTTTATAGCACTATACTATATTTTTTATAAAGTCTTTGATTATCTTGAAGATGAAAGTTTTATGAGCGATATTGAGATAAACATTGTCGCCTTTGCATGTGCTTTTGTAATAATGCTCTTTGCCAAGAGTTTATCAGCAGTGGTTAAGAATAAAAAAAAGTTGGCATTGCTATTTTTAATTCCGACTACAGTGTTAATTGGTTTATCTGCTCAATTTTTGATTTCAAGTGGGGAAAGTACGGAGCTTGTAGATTTAAACATAGACAATTCATCTAAAAAAACTCTTGACTCAAAAATAAAATATTCTTCAGATTACTTTGATTATGAATCTTCAGGAGAAGAGAACATTTCTCTTTTAAGGTATGTAAAATACGGAGGTAAAACTAAGAAAGTAAGAGATAAATACTTTAATAGATCTTTAAGTGATGTACCTTTAAGGGGAAGAGTTTGGTACCCAATAGGAGAAGATAAGTGTCCGGTGGTATTTATGATACATGGCAATCACAGATTTACAACTGAAAACTATCTTGGATACGAATATCTTGGCAAATATCTGGCAAGAAGAGGAATTGCCTTTGTAACTGTAGATGAAAACATGCTCAACGGATTTTCAAAATTCGGTCTTAGCAATGAAAATGATGCAAGAGCTGTCCTTTTACTTGAAAACATGAAGTACCTTTTTAATAAAAACAGCGATGAAAATTCAAAGTACTATAATCTTTTTGATGAAACTAAAGTGGCTTTAGTTGGTCATTCAAGAGGTGGAGAAGCCGTTGCAATCGCAAGTGAATTAAACAGGCTAAATTACAACCCGGACAATGGAAGAAGGAGCAAGTACAGGTTTAATATAAAGGCTGTTGCAAGTATTGCGCCTACTGTAGATCAATACAATCCTTCCGGTAAAGATATAAGATTGACAGGAGTGAACTTTCTTGCGATACATGGAACTCATGATAGGGACGTAACAGGATTTAGCGGAATGAAATTATATGACAAAGCAATACTTAATAAAGATGCGAATAATTTCAAAGCTGCTATTTACATAGCCTTTGCAAATCATGGACAATTCAATGAACTGTGGGGGATGGATGCTGAACCCCCCTATGATTTATTCTTAAACAAAAGTGCCTTAATAGATGAAAATTCCCAGAGGGATTTAACTTCAAAGCTGCTTTTTAATTTTTTTAAAAGCAGTTTCGACACAAACGGTGACAGGGAAGTTTTTAAAAATTTAAAGAATTATGCTTTGCCAAGCACAATTTATTATTCCAGATATGAAGATTCTACCTTTGAAAGCATATGCGATTTTGAAGATGATTACGATATGAGTAAATTCACATATGGAAGAGTCAACTTCGACGGATTCAGATCTATAAGTGAAGAGGAAGTCTCCATAGGTGGAAGGGACACAGGCAATACAGGTTTGTACTTGAGTTATAAAAAAGGTTCAAATTATGAACTTGTAATGGAAGAAAAACTTCCGGCAAAAAATTATTTGCAGTTTGATGTACTTGTGGATGACAGACAGGAAAACTTCAGCGGTTTGGATTTAAAAATAAAAATATATGATGACTTTGGCTATGAATCAACTGTTAATGCCAGTGATTTTGCCGATTTTTACGGAAAAGTTAAAGTCGAATATCTTAAATTGCAAAAATTCACAGATAAATATGATTATAAATCATCCTTTCAAACGGTGAGAATTCCAATGGAAAAATTTAGAAATGGAAATATAGACTTAAACAAAATAAAGTATATTGATTTTTATTTTGAAAAAGGGCATGGAAATATAATTTTAGATAACATAGGATATTCAGATTAA
- a CDS encoding Hypothetical protein (High confidence in function and specificity): MIVSIVQDVDSDNLVEEITKVGFRVTKISSTGGFLKSGNSTLLSGVNDEDVETYLNIIKNNCKTREVTKTIQTINIPGQAMIPTPIQVKVGGASAFVINVEKFKRY, from the coding sequence CTGATAGTGTCTATAGTACAGGATGTAGACTCTGACAACCTTGTGGAAGAAATAACCAAGGTTGGTTTCAGAGTAACGAAGATTAGCAGTACGGGAGGCTTTTTAAAAAGTGGTAATTCAACTTTATTATCAGGCGTAAATGATGAAGATGTGGAGACTTATCTAAATATAATCAAAAATAATTGCAAGACAAGGGAAGTGACCAAGACAATTCAAACTATAAATATTCCCGGACAAGCTATGATACCAACCCCTATTCAAGTAAAGGTTGGGGGAGCAAGCGCTTTTGTTATAAATGTTGAGAAATTTAAGAGATATTAG
- the yaaT gene encoding Stage 0 sporulation protein YaaT (High confidence in function and specificity) has translation MIDVVGVRFKKSKKIYYFDPLTLDIQKDYNVIVETVRGQEFGTVVLKKKLEESEIATELKPVIKIATKEDEEKNIDNRNKAREALIICERECVKHNLAMKLIGAEYTFDNSKLLFYFTAEGRIDFRELVRVLASIFKTRIELRQIGVRDEAKVIGGLGCCGRETCCSSFLNSFSPVSIKMAKDQGLSLNPTKISGVCGRLMCCLKYEQDGYESVLKRMPRVGEIVDTEDGRGTVVSTYTIQEMVKIIRTKENDSEYFYYNLDEIKRTHKFNRTFEELKSELKDEEVTMDELKQLEGE, from the coding sequence ATGATAGATGTTGTTGGAGTTAGATTTAAGAAATCGAAGAAGATTTATTATTTCGACCCCTTAACTTTAGATATACAGAAAGATTACAATGTAATTGTAGAAACTGTTAGAGGTCAAGAATTCGGTACCGTCGTTCTAAAAAAGAAACTTGAAGAAAGTGAAATAGCAACGGAACTAAAACCTGTAATAAAAATTGCTACAAAAGAAGATGAAGAAAAAAATATAGACAATAGAAATAAAGCCAGAGAAGCGTTGATAATATGTGAAAGAGAATGCGTAAAACACAATCTTGCCATGAAGTTAATAGGTGCTGAATACACCTTTGACAATTCTAAATTGCTTTTCTATTTCACTGCCGAGGGAAGGATAGATTTCAGAGAGCTGGTAAGAGTTTTGGCATCCATATTCAAAACCAGAATAGAACTTAGGCAAATCGGAGTAAGAGATGAAGCAAAAGTAATTGGAGGACTGGGATGTTGCGGAAGAGAGACATGCTGTTCTTCCTTTTTGAATTCCTTTAGCCCTGTATCAATAAAAATGGCAAAAGATCAAGGATTGTCGTTAAATCCCACGAAGATATCTGGTGTTTGCGGTCGACTTATGTGTTGTTTAAAATATGAACAAGACGGATATGAAAGTGTTCTTAAGAGAATGCCCAGAGTGGGAGAAATAGTTGATACCGAAGATGGACGTGGAACTGTAGTATCAACCTACACAATCCAAGAAATGGTCAAGATCATACGTACGAAGGAAAATGATTCAGAATATTTTTACTATAATTTAGATGAAATTAAAAGGACCCATAAATTTAATAGAACCTTTGAAGAGTTGAAATCAGAGCTTAAAGACGAAGAGGTCACAATGGATGAATTGAAACAACTTGAAGGGGAGTGA
- a CDS encoding putative DNA polymerase (DNA polymerase III, gamma/tau subunits [DNA replication, recombination, and repair]; High confidence in function and specificity) has translation MDFVGNREVLKELENNLLSGEINHTYLFTGSEGVGKFTAAKAFASRILEPERKDIIYREDYEHEDLKIVRSEDSIKKSQIEELIIDSKLTPFNSKYKVFIIDGIEKVTISAQNSMLKMLEEPENFLKIILISSSTENILPTIISRSRVVKFRDIDRDELKNFLMRRESISEKNADLFSRISAGSVKRALRFARDPHYLMLRDKSIEVLDRLINVGNYPFRDMDFFKNNIDNLKEIFVFFDSFLRDVVIYRDENIREKYLINIDKKAFLEKQSISAKRAVEISNDLLLTKKLIKENTNFNLAIEELLINIGGIR, from the coding sequence ATAGATTTTGTAGGAAATCGGGAAGTACTTAAAGAACTTGAAAACAATTTGCTTTCAGGCGAGATAAACCACACCTATCTTTTTACGGGAAGTGAAGGTGTAGGAAAATTTACAGCGGCTAAGGCATTTGCTTCAAGGATACTGGAGCCTGAGAGAAAGGATATAATTTATAGAGAAGATTATGAACATGAAGATCTTAAAATTGTAAGAAGTGAAGACTCTATAAAAAAATCTCAAATTGAAGAGTTAATTATTGACTCGAAATTGACACCCTTTAATTCCAAGTATAAAGTTTTCATTATTGACGGAATTGAAAAGGTAACCATAAGTGCACAAAATTCCATGCTCAAAATGTTGGAAGAACCTGAAAATTTTTTGAAGATAATATTAATTTCCAGTTCAACGGAAAATATTTTACCAACTATAATTTCAAGAAGCAGAGTGGTAAAATTCAGAGATATAGATAGAGACGAACTGAAGAATTTTTTGATGAGAAGAGAATCCATAAGTGAAAAAAATGCGGATTTATTTTCAAGAATTTCTGCCGGATCTGTAAAAAGGGCCTTGAGATTTGCAAGGGATCCTCACTATTTAATGCTCAGAGACAAGAGTATAGAAGTTCTTGACAGATTGATAAACGTGGGAAACTATCCCTTTAGAGATATGGATTTTTTTAAAAACAATATAGATAATTTAAAGGAAATTTTTGTATTTTTCGATTCTTTTTTAAGAGATGTTGTCATTTACAGAGATGAAAACATTAGGGAAAAATATCTGATAAATATTGATAAAAAAGCTTTTTTAGAAAAACAGTCTATTTCTGCAAAAAGAGCTGTTGAAATTTCAAATGATTTGTTGCTCACCAAAAAACTGATAAAGGAAAATACAAATTTTAATCTTGCAATTGAAGAATTACTGATAAATATCGGAGGAATTAGATGA
- the citE gene encoding Citrate lyase subunit beta (In citrate-utilising prokaryotes, citrate lyasecleaves intracellular citrate into acetate and oxaloacetate, and is organised as a functional complex consisting of alpha, beta, and gamma subunits. The gamma subunit serves as an acyl carrier protein (ACP), and has a 2'-(5''-phosphoribosyl)-3'-dephospho-CoA prosthetic group; High confidence in function and specificity) yields MYTEKLRRSLLYVPGTNPKNMIAAQFYGADCIILDLEDSVSINQKDAARNLVFNFLKKERITDTEFIVRVNEINSKEGYEDLRAMVLAQPDIIRFPKIEKKEDVEKADFILTELEKEYDLETGTTKIIAGVENFIGVNNAFEIAKASKRTIAISIGGEDYTASIGAERTREGSELFYGRNMVLMAARAAGIQVFDTVFTNFRDDEGLRADTENIKNLGFDGKYLIHPNQVEIVNKVFTPNEKQIEKAMGILEIIKKAEKDEKGVIRYGNEMIDAPVVTRAIKTLQRAMAAGIIKEDINFG; encoded by the coding sequence ATGTACACAGAAAAGCTTAGACGTTCATTGCTATATGTACCTGGAACTAATCCGAAAAATATGATTGCGGCACAGTTTTATGGAGCCGATTGCATAATATTGGATTTAGAAGATTCTGTGTCTATTAATCAAAAAGATGCTGCAAGAAATTTAGTTTTTAACTTTTTAAAAAAAGAAAGAATAACAGATACTGAATTTATAGTAAGAGTAAATGAAATAAATTCAAAAGAAGGATATGAAGATTTAAGAGCTATGGTTCTGGCGCAACCTGATATAATAAGATTTCCTAAAATTGAAAAAAAAGAAGATGTGGAAAAAGCTGATTTTATTTTAACGGAATTGGAAAAAGAATATGATTTAGAAACAGGAACAACTAAAATAATAGCTGGAGTAGAAAATTTTATTGGAGTTAATAATGCCTTTGAAATTGCAAAGGCATCAAAAAGAACCATAGCAATTTCCATCGGTGGAGAAGATTATACCGCAAGTATAGGCGCAGAAAGGACGAGAGAGGGATCTGAATTATTTTACGGAAGAAATATGGTATTAATGGCGGCAAGAGCTGCAGGTATTCAAGTTTTTGATACAGTATTTACAAATTTCAGAGATGATGAGGGATTAAGAGCTGATACTGAAAACATCAAAAATTTAGGATTTGATGGAAAATATTTAATTCATCCGAATCAAGTTGAAATTGTAAATAAAGTGTTTACACCTAATGAAAAACAAATTGAAAAGGCCATGGGAATTTTGGAAATCATAAAAAAAGCTGAAAAAGATGAAAAGGGTGTAATAAGGTATGGAAATGAAATGATAGATGCGCCTGTTGTAACGAGAGCAATTAAGACTTTACAAAGAGCAATGGCTGCCGGCATTATAAAGGAGGATATTAATTTTGGATAA
- the citF gene encoding Citrate lyase alpha chain (In citrate-utilising prokaryotes, citrate lyasecleaves intracellular citrate into acetate and oxaloacetate, and is organised as a functional complex consisting of alpha, beta, and gamma subunits. The gamma subunit serves as an acyl carrier protein (ACP), and has a 2'-(5''-phosphoribosyl)-3'-dephospho-CoA prosthetic group; High confidence in function and specificity), whose amino-acid sequence MNNVLRYETPFSEKNLKNNTRKYREVNIIKPLDSKLVDSIEDAIIKSGLKDGMTISFHHHFREGDYVIGYVLEAIRKLGIKDLTFAPSAVVNLNNVDFVSYIKDGTIRSVQASGIRGELGNYILREGLKGPVILRPHGSRPRAIESGELNIDVAFIGASSADDYGNATGAVGKNACGTLSYSVVDSKEARKVVVITDNLVEYPCSPIAISEDNVDYVVKVDEIGDPEKIAKGAARLSRKPLDLKIAKSVVDLIKNSGYFKEGFSFQTGAGAIAIACTKYLRDAMEESNIKAKFALGGVTGMISDMLNDGLVEKVLAAQSFDAEAAKALSDNPNMIEIDTSFYANPHNKGCAVNKLDIGILGALEVDLDFNVNILVGSNGKMLSGIGGGPDVAAGAEVSIIAVPITRKRTPSIVDEVFTICTPGETVAAVVTEAGTALNPKHRNYEFLKNNLEKSNIKLYTIEKLRDIAYKITGKPDEIKTKNKEVAVVQYRDGSIIDTINQIDFDYVKSLSDWES is encoded by the coding sequence ATTAATAATGTTTTAAGATATGAGACTCCTTTTTCGGAAAAAAATTTAAAAAATAACACAAGAAAATATAGGGAAGTAAATATAATTAAACCTCTGGATTCAAAACTTGTGGACAGCATCGAAGATGCAATAATAAAATCAGGGTTAAAGGATGGTATGACCATATCCTTCCATCATCATTTTAGAGAAGGTGATTATGTAATAGGATATGTATTAGAGGCAATCAGGAAATTAGGAATAAAAGATCTGACTTTTGCACCCAGTGCCGTTGTGAATCTTAATAATGTAGATTTTGTAAGTTATATAAAAGACGGAACAATACGCTCTGTACAAGCAAGCGGAATAAGAGGAGAACTAGGTAATTATATTTTAAGAGAAGGATTAAAGGGCCCTGTAATATTAAGGCCCCACGGGTCAAGACCAAGAGCAATTGAGAGTGGAGAATTGAATATAGATGTAGCATTTATTGGAGCGTCTTCTGCTGATGATTATGGAAATGCCACAGGTGCCGTAGGGAAAAATGCATGTGGAACACTTTCTTATTCTGTAGTCGATTCAAAGGAAGCAAGAAAAGTTGTGGTTATTACAGATAATTTAGTTGAATATCCGTGTTCTCCGATAGCAATTTCTGAAGATAATGTGGATTATGTAGTAAAAGTTGATGAAATAGGAGATCCTGAAAAAATTGCAAAGGGAGCGGCAAGGTTAAGTAGGAAACCTTTGGATTTAAAAATTGCAAAATCTGTAGTCGATTTAATAAAAAATTCCGGGTACTTTAAAGAAGGATTTTCCTTTCAAACGGGAGCTGGTGCAATAGCTATAGCATGTACCAAATATTTAAGAGACGCTATGGAAGAGTCCAACATTAAAGCAAAGTTTGCTTTGGGCGGAGTTACAGGTATGATAAGTGATATGCTTAATGATGGGCTTGTAGAAAAGGTATTAGCAGCTCAGTCTTTTGATGCAGAGGCGGCTAAAGCCCTATCTGACAATCCGAATATGATAGAAATAGATACCTCTTTTTATGCAAATCCTCACAATAAAGGATGCGCTGTAAACAAGTTGGATATAGGAATACTTGGAGCACTGGAAGTGGATTTAGATTTCAATGTTAATATTTTAGTAGGTTCTAACGGAAAGATGTTGAGCGGAATAGGAGGAGGACCTGATGTTGCAGCAGGAGCGGAAGTTTCAATAATAGCAGTTCCGATTACAAGAAAAAGAACGCCTTCAATAGTAGATGAGGTATTTACTATATGCACTCCCGGGGAAACTGTAGCTGCAGTTGTAACTGAAGCCGGTACTGCATTAAATCCAAAACATAGAAATTATGAATTCTTAAAAAATAATTTAGAAAAGTCAAATATAAAGCTATACACTATAGAAAAACTTAGAGATATAGCTTATAAAATCACCGGTAAACCTGATGAAATAAAAACTAAAAATAAAGAGGTTGCTGTGGTTCAGTACAGAGATGGCAGTATAATAGATACAATTAATCAAATAGATTTTGACTATGTAAAATCGTTGAGTGATTGGGAAAGCTGA
- a CDS encoding putative protein conserved in bacteria (Family membership), translating into MKMIIAIVQDKFIDELINRFQDEEIYVTKISTSGGFFKSGNSTLLLGCEEDKLQKINSIFEEVTETEEQHNEMGNFNVSGATVFVIDVEESLRI; encoded by the coding sequence ATGAAAATGATAATAGCAATTGTTCAAGATAAATTTATTGATGAATTGATAAACAGGTTCCAGGACGAAGAAATTTATGTTACAAAAATTTCTACATCCGGTGGATTTTTCAAAAGTGGTAACTCGACTTTGTTACTTGGATGCGAAGAAGATAAATTACAAAAAATAAACAGCATATTTGAAGAAGTTACAGAAACTGAGGAACAGCATAATGAAATGGGAAATTTCAATGTTTCGGGTGCAACTGTATTCGTAATAGATGTCGAAGAAAGTCTAAGAATATAA
- a CDS encoding Hypothetical protein (Family membership), which translates to MEKKILFYGMTKEKMCFNHILLNALDLSEAGFEVKIIFEGGSVTLVENFEKENTGPYKKVKEKGLIAGICFACSKALGVLEANEKSGLPLLNDMMGHAGIKKYAEEGYEIISM; encoded by the coding sequence ATGGAAAAGAAAATATTATTTTATGGAATGACAAAGGAAAAAATGTGTTTTAATCATATACTTCTAAATGCTTTAGATTTATCGGAAGCAGGATTTGAAGTGAAAATTATTTTTGAAGGTGGATCCGTAACATTAGTTGAAAACTTTGAAAAAGAAAATACAGGCCCCTATAAAAAAGTTAAAGAAAAAGGCCTCATCGCAGGAATCTGCTTTGCCTGTTCAAAGGCTTTGGGCGTTTTAGAAGCAAATGAAAAATCAGGGCTTCCTCTATTAAATGACATGATGGGTCACGCAGGCATTAAAAAATACGCAGAAGAAGGCTACGAAATTATAAGCATGTAA